The sequence taatttcagcttttcttccgTGTAGCACAACTTGGAATTGCAGGTGAGCACCCGAGTCTGCCATGGCCGCCCGGGCACTGTGTGTGGgtccagcagcaggagagagcCCTGAGCTGCAGGCGTGGGTCAGCTCCCTTTGCTCCACCTGGTCTGAGGATAAGGTCACCTCAGAAAACAATACAGCATTGTGCCAGGAGTACCTGCTGGCTTACAGCAAACAAAGGTCCCTCCGCGTCGCTTTGCCCACCATAGGCACACTCAatcctgggctgctgcttgcCCAGGCACATCCTACCCCTCCGTGCCTCCGTGCCAAGCACACTACATCCTTCCACCCCTCGTTGCCCATGCACTGCCCACAGCATCCCTCCACTCTTTTTTAACGCAAGCAcacctcccttctcctcccgcTGCCAGGAAACACAGCCTTCCATCCCTCATACCCAGCCCCTTCCCCCCCAACACGCCCCAATCCTCCACGCTCCGCACCCCACTTTATTTCGGCGCACCGCCACCGGCCCGGGCGCGCTCCGACACGCTCCCGCcacgggggggggagggattcCCGCGCTGTTCTTACGTCACAAAGAGGGAAAACCCCTCCGCGCTCCGCTCTTAGGGCGCGCTTCGCCCCGCCTGCCCGCAGTCGCTCGCCGCCGCCGACCCGCGCTGAGCGGAGCAGTGCTGAGCCGAACCGTGCCGAACCGTGCCGAGCTGTTGCCGCGATGATGCCCGGCAGGACGATTCGCAAACCtgcgccgcccgccgcgcctGCAGGTAGGGAGAGGCGAAAAGGAGACAGGTCTCAATTTTTGGGGGGGCGGctgatacaggaaaaaaaacacgctttgtcctttttcttttcctttttcttctttaccttcttctttctttccccgaCACCGCTACCTGGAAAAGACCTCGTTAGAATTAAATGCCCATCTCCCTGCGCGTGTTTTGCAGAGCGGGACGCGGTGGCTGAGTGCGCGCTGGAGCTGCGCAGGATCGGAGACAAGGCGGACCTGCAGCAGAAAGTCCTGAACCTCATCACGAAACTGTTCTGCCCCAAAACGTGAGCCGCCGCGCCCGCGGTGCTCCGAAACAGAGGGGAGATTTCGGCTTTGCAGATCTGGAACGAGAGATTTCACTTACACTGGGAGACGGAGAAAGCTCTTTGACTTGTGTTTTGCTACCTGGAGCCACTGAAGGATGGCTGTCGCTACGGGATTTCTTTGGGAAATGTTACATCATTATTGCTTTGTGGATGtcaagtgggaaaaaaaaggaaagcgaTGAGCACAGTCCTTCGCTACACAGTGGGGGGAGAGTGGGGCAGGTTGGAACTTGTCCTTCTCAGGTATGGGGAACCCTTTGAGAACTCCGCTTCCCATGTTGCCTTTGCATCCCACATCCCACCCAGGAACTGTGGACAGAAGGTTCCGAAGCACAGAAAGAACTAAGGGCTGTGGAACGTGGGCACGAATCACGAGGTGAAAGCCAGCATTCAGGTTATGACTGCTCTTATCTTCTACAGCTTGGATTCTGCTGGATGGGAAGTG comes from Gallus gallus isolate bGalGal1 chromosome Z, bGalGal1.mat.broiler.GRCg7b, whole genome shotgun sequence and encodes:
- the PMAIP1 gene encoding phorbol-12-myristate-13-acetate-induced protein 1; translation: MMPGRTIRKPAPPAAPAERDAVAECALELRRIGDKADLQQKVLNLITKLFCPKT